One Mycoplasmoides pneumoniae FH genomic region harbors:
- a CDS encoding MPN121 family protein: MSTNKRRTIQIEITEEHFKDLEKALEALKGTQLPFSTTVEQFVELILSNYVATSNKISNLAESGFDVASIQQELEKIGSAAGADDALKSFLDELLKTSQKSFSNTKDGKKNDDDNNSSSKS; this comes from the coding sequence ATGAGCACAAATAAAAGAAGAACCATTCAGATTGAAATCACTGAAGAACACTTCAAGGATTTAGAAAAAGCCTTGGAAGCCTTGAAGGGTACCCAATTACCCTTCTCCACTACCGTAGAACAGTTTGTGGAATTAATTTTGTCCAACTATGTCGCTACTTCCAACAAGATTTCTAATTTAGCTGAAAGTGGCTTTGATGTGGCTTCTATTCAACAAGAATTAGAAAAAATTGGCAGCGCTGCAGGGGCGGATGATGCGCTCAAAAGCTTCTTGGATGAGTTGTTAAAAACATCGCAAAAAAGCTTTAGCAATACCAAAGATGGCAAAAAAAATGATGACGATAATAATTCGTCATCAAAATCATAA
- the parE gene encoding DNA topoisomerase IV subunit B — translation MKNNYSEANIKILKGLDAVKKRPGMYIGSTDSRGFHHLLWEILDNCVDEVLSGFANTIAVVLHAENQITVSDNGRGIPFETHSDSKISTIDTVFTYLHAGGKFDNDSYKIAGGLHGVGASVVNALSDQLQVTVKRQGKVYRSVYENGGKIKQKAHCIGNAKIDEHGTSVTFRPDPKVFKKIHFDSELIRARLKELAFLFKKLQLTFVDETGSGEKEVFFTEAGISQYLDELNADSKQIAQKIFVSGTEDDIELEAVFQFIDGEDEKLLSFANSIRTSEGGSHEAGFRQSVGDVINNYCRKYNFLKERDKNFEASEIREGLNGIIKVNLPEKIIAFEGQTKSKLFSKEVKAVVQKLTQKHFFQFLERNSVDAKLIVEKLFYNRKLRQELKQQRQIKKNLSNPKAERILFGKLAPAQSKKVAERELFVVEGDSAGGTAKMGRDRFLQAILPLRGKVLNVEKINNKKEAINNEELLTLIFCIGTGIGNNFTIRDRKYDKIIIMTDADNDGAHIQILLLTFFYRYMKPLIEKGHIYLALPPLYKFEGRDKKARYLWTEQELEQYRAKHSHFNVQRYKGLGEMNADQLWETTMNPMTRKLIQIKLDNFIQAEKQINVFMGDKTELRKSWIEANINFSSEN, via the coding sequence ATGAAAAATAATTACAGCGAAGCGAATATCAAAATTCTCAAGGGGCTAGATGCTGTAAAAAAACGCCCGGGAATGTACATCGGCTCAACCGATAGTCGCGGTTTTCACCACTTGCTGTGGGAAATTTTAGACAACTGTGTCGATGAAGTTTTATCGGGCTTTGCTAATACTATTGCCGTTGTTTTACATGCCGAAAACCAGATAACTGTTAGTGACAACGGTCGTGGTATTCCCTTCGAAACACACTCCGATTCCAAGATTTCTACGATTGACACCGTCTTTACCTACCTCCATGCCGGTGGTAAGTTTGATAACGATTCTTATAAGATTGCTGGAGGGTTGCACGGGGTGGGGGCTTCGGTGGTGAATGCCTTGAGTGACCAGTTACAAGTAACGGTTAAACGTCAGGGCAAGGTGTACCGCTCGGTGTATGAAAATGGTGGTAAGATTAAGCAAAAAGCGCATTGCATTGGTAATGCCAAAATTGACGAACACGGTACCAGTGTGACTTTTCGTCCTGACCCAAAGGTCTTTAAAAAGATCCACTTTGACAGCGAACTAATTCGTGCGCGGTTAAAGGAATTAGCCTTCCTTTTCAAAAAGTTACAACTGACCTTCGTTGATGAAACCGGCAGTGGGGAAAAAGAGGTGTTCTTTACCGAAGCCGGTATTAGTCAGTACTTGGACGAACTTAACGCTGATTCCAAACAAATTGCGCAAAAGATCTTTGTTAGTGGCACTGAAGATGACATTGAACTGGAAGCCGTGTTTCAGTTTATTGATGGGGAGGATGAAAAACTACTTTCGTTTGCCAATTCGATTCGCACCAGCGAAGGGGGTAGTCATGAAGCGGGTTTTCGTCAATCTGTTGGTGATGTGATTAACAACTACTGCCGCAAGTACAACTTCCTAAAGGAGCGTGACAAGAACTTTGAGGCCAGTGAAATCCGTGAAGGCTTAAACGGCATTATTAAGGTCAATCTCCCCGAAAAGATTATTGCCTTTGAAGGGCAAACGAAGAGCAAACTGTTCTCCAAGGAAGTTAAAGCGGTAGTGCAAAAGCTAACCCAAAAGCACTTCTTCCAGTTCTTGGAACGTAACAGTGTTGATGCTAAATTAATTGTCGAAAAGCTGTTTTATAACCGCAAACTGCGCCAAGAACTCAAACAACAACGCCAAATTAAAAAGAACCTTTCTAATCCGAAGGCCGAGCGCATTTTGTTTGGTAAATTAGCACCGGCGCAGTCCAAAAAAGTGGCTGAACGCGAACTGTTTGTGGTGGAAGGTGACAGTGCTGGTGGTACGGCTAAAATGGGACGAGATCGCTTTCTACAAGCCATCTTACCGTTACGCGGTAAGGTGTTAAATGTGGAGAAAATTAACAACAAGAAGGAAGCGATTAACAACGAAGAGCTGTTAACACTCATCTTCTGTATCGGTACTGGTATTGGTAACAACTTCACCATTCGCGATCGTAAATACGACAAGATTATTATCATGACTGATGCTGACAATGACGGTGCGCACATCCAGATTTTACTGCTCACCTTCTTCTACCGTTACATGAAACCCCTAATTGAAAAAGGACACATTTACCTAGCACTTCCACCACTTTATAAGTTTGAAGGTCGTGATAAAAAAGCCCGTTATCTCTGAACCGAACAGGAATTGGAACAGTACCGTGCTAAGCATAGCCACTTTAATGTGCAACGGTACAAGGGTTTAGGGGAAATGAATGCTGATCAGCTCTGGGAAACCACGATGAACCCGATGACGCGTAAACTAATTCAGATCAAATTGGATAACTTTATCCAAGCTGAAAAGCAAATTAATGTTTTTATGGGTGATAAAACCGAATTGCGTAAAAGCTGGATTGAAGCTAACATTAACTTTAGTAGTGAGAACTAA
- a CDS encoding MPN129 family protein, translating into MVSFFDIYTKASIVEAVRFSFLNTFQLKELGLPIKEIAVPLGTLVFLFVVIITLIPLLIIGNLIWTNLRLIERENTQQYQLVFGYSLIVSDIVGFAIVFFGAILGTNLKSVELFIALGWMMMLGSLIALGTTVNLVSSIYLYIKLALKR; encoded by the coding sequence ATGGTCTCTTTTTTTGATATATATACCAAAGCATCGATTGTAGAAGCTGTACGTTTTTCTTTTTTGAATACCTTTCAATTAAAGGAACTTGGTTTACCGATTAAAGAAATTGCTGTACCATTAGGCACATTAGTCTTTCTTTTTGTTGTTATTATTACCTTAATTCCGTTGTTAATTATTGGTAATTTAATTTGGACTAACTTGCGTTTAATAGAACGGGAAAATACACAGCAGTACCAACTCGTTTTTGGTTACAGTTTGATAGTTAGTGATATTGTTGGTTTTGCTATTGTTTTCTTCGGTGCCATTTTAGGTACAAATTTAAAAAGTGTTGAATTATTCATAGCATTGGGTTGAATGATGATGTTAGGATCATTAATTGCATTGGGCACTACTGTTAACTTAGTGAGCTCAATTTATCTCTACATAAAACTAGCATTGAAGAGATAG
- the uvrC gene encoding excinuclease ABC subunit UvrC: protein MNNTLAFKLKNAPHKPGCYLWKDDAGQVLYVGKAKDIFKRVHHYFNPNRSFKTRALVERIADVEYVILKNENDALNLEAKLIKQYKPRFNLVLKENNGYLYFFITASVKPTLELGRRYEFSKNKYFGPFASSKFRLRDIYDLLLKLFPLRKCAPHERGHPCFYYQLKMCMGQCMGEDTPERYQTTVKGIEQFFNHGPEQVLNHLQQQEIKASEQQNFEAARHFLDLQKAVLELVNMQQTAFIKAKQSHDFIGYVFEKNVLAITVFAYVDNQLIGKNQQVFELPQDDEKEVESALVTFIYHYYSTNKIPKTLTVSLSEENLSLLANSLKINVTQPKNGEQKSILQTVIDNARYALNTKWTGFINNLNRAEVHQQLAQLLQVPSIQSLEIIDISFYDKDHVVGAMLRYENGKRMKALSRRYNINIDHKGDTNYMADVVYRRIISSIQTHKQLPLSDLLIVDGGIAQINTVTKVFASFPNVTQPIIIGLAKNTRHQTDHIVLTDNTTINIDKNTPLFAYLTTIQEEVDSFAKHNAFKRVSRARFQNPLLQIEGVGRKTVQILLDNFQTMQNIEAASLSELSQFIPANLAQKIKTFLKEND, encoded by the coding sequence GTGAACAATACGCTCGCTTTTAAGTTAAAGAACGCACCCCATAAGCCAGGCTGCTATTTGTGAAAGGATGACGCTGGTCAAGTTTTGTATGTCGGGAAGGCTAAGGACATCTTTAAGCGGGTACACCATTACTTTAATCCAAACCGTTCCTTTAAAACACGGGCACTAGTGGAGCGAATTGCGGATGTCGAATACGTCATTTTGAAAAATGAAAATGATGCTTTGAACTTAGAGGCCAAACTAATTAAACAGTACAAACCGCGCTTTAATTTAGTTTTAAAGGAAAATAATGGTTATCTCTATTTCTTTATTACCGCCAGTGTTAAACCCACCTTGGAATTGGGCCGCCGGTATGAGTTTTCCAAGAATAAGTACTTCGGTCCGTTTGCATCGAGTAAGTTTCGACTGCGTGACATTTATGACCTGTTGTTAAAGCTTTTTCCATTACGCAAGTGCGCGCCCCATGAACGGGGTCACCCCTGCTTTTACTATCAGCTTAAAATGTGCATGGGTCAGTGTATGGGCGAGGATACACCGGAACGTTACCAGACCACCGTCAAGGGAATTGAACAGTTTTTTAACCACGGTCCCGAGCAGGTTTTAAACCACTTGCAACAGCAAGAAATCAAGGCTAGTGAACAACAAAACTTTGAAGCAGCACGCCACTTCTTGGACTTACAGAAAGCCGTTTTAGAACTAGTGAACATGCAACAAACGGCCTTCATTAAAGCAAAGCAAAGCCATGACTTTATTGGTTATGTCTTTGAGAAAAATGTGTTAGCCATTACCGTCTTTGCTTACGTTGATAACCAACTAATAGGCAAAAACCAGCAGGTCTTTGAACTACCACAGGACGATGAAAAGGAAGTTGAAAGTGCTTTGGTTACCTTTATTTACCACTATTATTCCACCAATAAGATACCCAAAACCCTTACAGTTTCTTTAAGCGAAGAGAATTTGAGCTTACTGGCCAACAGTCTTAAAATTAATGTTACGCAACCAAAAAACGGCGAGCAAAAATCCATTTTGCAAACCGTGATTGACAACGCCCGTTATGCCTTAAACACCAAGTGAACTGGGTTTATCAATAACCTTAACCGTGCCGAAGTGCACCAGCAATTAGCGCAGCTTTTACAAGTTCCTTCGATTCAAAGTCTGGAAATTATTGACATCTCCTTTTATGACAAAGACCACGTGGTGGGGGCGATGTTACGGTACGAAAATGGCAAACGGATGAAAGCGTTATCACGCCGTTACAACATTAACATTGACCATAAGGGTGACACTAACTATATGGCTGATGTGGTGTACCGCCGGATTATTTCGTCCATCCAAACCCATAAACAGCTACCTTTAAGTGATCTTTTAATTGTCGATGGTGGGATTGCCCAAATTAATACGGTAACCAAGGTGTTTGCCTCTTTCCCTAACGTTACCCAACCGATCATTATTGGCTTAGCGAAAAACACCCGTCACCAAACTGACCACATTGTGTTAACGGATAACACTACCATTAACATTGACAAAAATACGCCTTTGTTTGCTTATCTTACCACCATTCAAGAAGAGGTCGATAGCTTTGCCAAACACAATGCCTTTAAGCGAGTTAGTCGCGCTCGCTTCCAAAATCCACTCTTACAAATTGAAGGGGTTGGGCGAAAAACTGTCCAAATATTACTTGATAATTTTCAAACAATGCAAAACATTGAAGCTGCTTCTTTGAGCGAATTATCACAGTTTATTCCTGCTAATTTAGCACAAAAAATTAAAACTTTTCTAAAGGAAAATGACTAA
- the hrcA gene encoding heat-inducible transcriptional repressor HrcA yields MKNLTTRQAQILKAIINEYIAYPVPVGSKLLTKKYFKNLSGGTLRNEMAVLEKEGYLKKNHISSGRIPSQLGYQYYVKLLTKNDDKSNLKTRLRAIILQKHKTIDEIIELGVKFINEMVNLPVVLTHFSSDEVLKKIDLIMLDQSCALLLLVSASGNVFKKTISYANQRQFEDIMVCVRIFNDRIIDTRFCDIAQHLDVLKEIIRSKVHEYQYVIDEILFKLFNFEEFQQARKQVYGIHYLAQQPEFANQERLTRILNLLEDTSVWQQMAFMNQNNQTTNITFGDKLGLEGEEVSVASTLINTTNESKHQLAIVGPTRMDYQKVKALLLTLKEEIEEYDKQLHGGKTTSST; encoded by the coding sequence ATGAAAAATTTAACTACCCGACAAGCCCAAATTCTCAAGGCCATCATCAACGAATATATTGCCTATCCAGTACCTGTTGGTAGTAAATTATTAACTAAAAAATATTTTAAAAACCTCTCTGGCGGTACACTCCGAAACGAAATGGCCGTTTTGGAAAAAGAGGGTTATCTCAAAAAGAACCACATCTCTTCAGGACGAATCCCCTCCCAGTTGGGCTATCAGTACTATGTCAAGTTACTCACTAAAAATGATGATAAGAGTAACCTTAAAACCCGCTTAAGGGCGATTATCTTGCAAAAACACAAAACAATTGATGAAATTATTGAACTGGGGGTAAAGTTTATCAACGAAATGGTAAACCTACCAGTGGTGTTAACCCACTTTAGTAGTGATGAAGTCTTAAAAAAGATTGATCTCATTATGCTCGATCAGTCCTGTGCACTGCTACTGTTAGTGTCAGCTAGTGGTAACGTCTTTAAGAAAACGATTAGCTATGCTAACCAAAGACAGTTTGAAGACATCATGGTATGTGTCAGGATCTTTAATGATCGCATTATCGATACACGTTTCTGTGATATTGCCCAACACTTAGATGTTTTAAAGGAAATTATTCGCAGCAAGGTACACGAGTACCAGTATGTCATTGACGAAATCCTGTTTAAGCTGTTTAACTTTGAGGAATTCCAACAAGCACGTAAGCAGGTTTATGGCATCCATTACCTAGCCCAACAACCAGAGTTTGCCAACCAGGAAAGATTGACGCGTATCTTAAACTTACTGGAAGATACTAGTGTCTGACAACAAATGGCCTTTATGAACCAAAACAACCAGACTACTAATATTACGTTTGGTGACAAGTTAGGATTAGAAGGGGAAGAGGTTTCGGTAGCTTCTACTCTTATTAATACCACCAACGAAAGTAAGCACCAACTAGCGATAGTGGGTCCCACCCGGATGGACTACCAAAAGGTGAAAGCGTTATTGTTGACCCTCAAAGAAGAGATCGAGGAGTACGATAAGCAACTTCACGGTGGTAAAACCACTAGCTCCACTTAA
- a CDS encoding thermonuclease family protein, with protein sequence MKGFSCSRPGYLTGLLLLAVAPILTACTRDYTTKNEFQLTTAQQAKLKPATIEYWRDGDTPEINYASEERRKEAEQKSKENAKKEDKKEEKKTEDSQDSSSASTQVRSSKHGLRIYGIDTPEKHVSSKGDSTGDEKIEAEKASNYAEKLIPKGSTVWVWSLNTYSYDREVGALFFKSNPKQTFFQSFEVAMVEAGHAIPIAGTGLNLIADPELSADDPLSVIGLQLANAANKAYNAKINIWSHDTDGYRSLTAVYKLRGADISWTRFLDEANGYSSASAGTGASLYQLWDQRQAKLAQKGS encoded by the coding sequence ATGAAAGGGTTTTCTTGCTCCAGACCGGGCTATCTTACTGGTCTCTTGCTCCTCGCTGTAGCCCCTATTCTCACTGCTTGTACCCGCGACTATACTACCAAGAACGAATTTCAATTAACAACAGCTCAACAGGCCAAATTAAAGCCAGCCACCATCGAATATTGGCGTGATGGTGATACGCCTGAGATCAATTACGCAAGCGAAGAGCGCCGAAAGGAAGCTGAACAAAAATCTAAAGAAAACGCTAAGAAAGAAGACAAAAAAGAGGAAAAGAAAACTGAAGATTCCCAAGATTCTTCTTCTGCATCCACGCAAGTTCGTAGTAGTAAACACGGTCTCCGCATCTATGGAATAGATACACCCGAAAAACATGTAAGTAGCAAAGGCGATAGCACCGGTGATGAAAAAATCGAAGCCGAAAAGGCCTCTAACTATGCTGAAAAGCTAATCCCTAAAGGCAGTACTGTTTGGGTTTGATCACTCAACACTTACAGCTATGATCGTGAAGTGGGCGCTTTATTCTTTAAGTCTAACCCTAAGCAAACCTTCTTCCAATCCTTTGAAGTAGCTATGGTTGAGGCTGGTCATGCTATTCCAATTGCTGGGACTGGTTTAAATTTAATCGCTGATCCGGAATTAAGTGCTGATGATCCTTTAAGTGTCATTGGTCTACAGTTAGCCAACGCTGCCAATAAGGCTTACAACGCTAAAATTAACATTTGGAGCCATGACACTGATGGTTATCGTTCCTTGACTGCTGTTTACAAGTTAAGGGGCGCTGATATTAGTTGAACCCGTTTCCTAGATGAAGCCAATGGATATTCCTCTGCTAGTGCTGGAACCGGTGCTAGTTTGTACCAACTCTGAGATCAACGTCAAGCCAAATTAGCCCAAAAGGGTAGTTAA
- the parC gene encoding DNA topoisomerase IV subunit A: protein MEKNKQALLLQAIEDVFAFSFSKYAKYIIQDRALPDLRDGLKPVQRRILYGMYQMGLKPTSPYKKSARAVGEIMGKYHPHGDASIYDAIVRMSQAWKNNLTTISIHGNNGSIDGDNAAAMRYTEARLSPYGFELLKDIEKQLVPFVNNFDDSEVEPSVLPTLLPNLFINGTSGIAAGYATNIAPHNVGELLDGLSYRIENPDCDLKAILKIVKGPDFPTGGLVYFEQELANIYQTGKGKFVIQAKYETNTAFGQNQIVITEIPYETVKANIVKQIEELISDNKLSALESVIDSSDRSGIRIIINHKDFLSADKIMAFLFKHTQLQVNFNLNNTVIANRCPVRVGLLAYFDQFLAFAHELIINSAKYDLALANKRLEIIKGLIKAVSMIDEIIRLIRRATDKQDAKTKLIDKYAFTLNQAEAIVSLRLYQLTNTDIKVLFAEQKELEQTIQTAECLIAKPQARNQLLQAQFFQYKKQFNQPRRAQIVGLIEKQKVQDSDFIEHKEVGLLISHDGIYFKFEPEQLAKHLVEFKSEQDQLIFGGVVQNSDYFFMVTSLGNIITVPIYKTLSNTKTKMNELLAKKPILMEDEKLVLAGIVNPDKMEQQLLVLTSQCGMVKRVELSKVINTKQIKSSCCMALRERDKLVNAFVQTKREPKLVCLVSSSNSFATFLAEEIPIISNKGIGVKGIKLKAEEKVRFAMPLQDNDALVVINSDGGVYNFEVVELAVASRMSVGKKLIPKTKTPVSCFAANKHSEIIGHRGKNGSDLFTLNELNRLPKSTVSQMRLFKWS, encoded by the coding sequence ATGGAAAAGAATAAACAAGCGTTATTACTCCAGGCCATCGAAGATGTCTTTGCCTTTAGCTTTAGTAAGTATGCTAAGTACATTATCCAAGACCGGGCTTTACCTGATCTACGTGATGGGCTTAAACCAGTTCAACGCCGCATCCTCTATGGCATGTACCAAATGGGCTTAAAACCCACTTCACCCTACAAAAAGTCAGCTCGGGCAGTCGGAGAAATTATGGGTAAGTACCACCCCCATGGCGATGCATCGATCTATGATGCGATTGTAAGGATGTCACAAGCCTGAAAGAACAACCTCACTACTATCTCCATTCACGGGAATAATGGTTCCATAGATGGTGATAACGCTGCCGCGATGCGCTATACGGAAGCGCGTTTAAGTCCGTACGGGTTTGAACTACTCAAAGACATTGAAAAGCAGTTAGTACCGTTTGTGAATAACTTTGATGACAGTGAGGTCGAACCGAGCGTGTTACCAACCCTGTTACCTAACCTCTTTATTAACGGTACCAGTGGAATAGCGGCGGGTTATGCCACTAATATTGCACCCCATAATGTCGGTGAACTGCTTGATGGTTTGAGTTACCGGATTGAAAACCCTGATTGTGATTTAAAGGCCATCTTAAAGATTGTTAAGGGACCGGATTTTCCAACTGGTGGATTAGTGTACTTTGAGCAAGAGTTGGCGAACATCTACCAAACTGGGAAGGGTAAGTTTGTGATTCAGGCCAAATATGAAACGAACACTGCGTTTGGCCAAAACCAGATTGTAATCACCGAAATCCCATACGAAACGGTGAAGGCCAATATTGTTAAACAAATTGAAGAGTTAATTAGTGACAATAAACTCAGTGCCTTGGAAAGTGTGATTGACAGCTCTGATCGTAGTGGTATTCGGATCATTATTAACCACAAGGACTTTTTGAGTGCTGACAAGATTATGGCGTTCTTGTTCAAACACACCCAACTCCAAGTAAACTTTAACCTCAACAATACGGTAATTGCCAACCGTTGTCCGGTACGGGTGGGGTTGTTAGCTTACTTTGATCAGTTCCTAGCCTTTGCCCACGAATTGATCATTAACAGCGCCAAGTATGATTTAGCATTGGCCAATAAGCGCTTGGAAATCATTAAGGGCTTAATTAAGGCGGTTTCGATGATTGATGAAATTATTCGTTTAATTCGCCGTGCTACTGACAAACAGGATGCGAAAACCAAGCTCATTGACAAGTATGCTTTTACCCTAAATCAAGCCGAAGCGATTGTGTCGTTGCGTTTGTACCAGTTAACTAACACCGACATTAAGGTCCTGTTTGCCGAACAAAAAGAGTTAGAGCAAACGATCCAAACAGCCGAATGCTTAATTGCTAAACCGCAAGCACGAAACCAGTTGTTACAAGCACAGTTTTTCCAATACAAAAAGCAGTTTAACCAACCACGACGCGCACAAATAGTTGGTTTAATTGAAAAGCAAAAGGTACAAGACAGTGACTTCATCGAACACAAGGAAGTGGGCTTACTCATTAGTCACGATGGCATCTACTTTAAGTTTGAACCAGAACAGTTAGCGAAGCACCTAGTGGAATTTAAAAGTGAACAAGACCAACTGATTTTTGGAGGCGTAGTACAAAACTCCGATTACTTTTTTATGGTGACTTCACTCGGTAACATTATTACCGTTCCCATTTACAAAACGTTAAGTAACACCAAAACCAAGATGAACGAGTTGTTGGCCAAAAAACCGATCCTAATGGAAGATGAAAAATTGGTACTAGCAGGGATTGTAAACCCAGACAAAATGGAACAACAGCTCTTGGTGTTAACGTCACAGTGCGGTATGGTCAAACGGGTCGAGTTGAGCAAAGTCATTAACACGAAGCAAATTAAGTCAAGCTGCTGCATGGCACTCCGGGAACGCGACAAACTGGTCAACGCCTTTGTTCAAACTAAAAGGGAACCTAAACTAGTTTGTCTGGTGTCATCTTCCAACAGTTTTGCTACCTTCTTAGCGGAAGAAATTCCAATTATTAGTAACAAGGGAATTGGGGTGAAGGGGATTAAACTCAAAGCTGAGGAAAAGGTACGGTTTGCAATGCCGTTACAGGATAATGATGCCTTAGTAGTGATTAACAGTGATGGTGGTGTCTATAACTTTGAAGTAGTGGAACTGGCAGTCGCTAGCCGCATGAGTGTTGGTAAAAAACTAATTCCCAAAACCAAAACCCCGGTAAGCTGTTTTGCTGCTAATAAGCACAGTGAGATTATTGGTCATCGTGGTAAAAATGGTAGTGATCTGTTTACCCTAAATGAGTTAAACCGTTTACCAAAGTCAACCGTTAGTCAAATGCGTTTGTTTAAGTGGAGCTAG
- a CDS encoding metallophosphoesterase gives MTKVLVLSDTHGYNDRWLAVMKLHNPDVVIHAGDHLTTKKFMDQNATFWVAGNHDVVGEEIQMFELEGIQFVLMHGHQAPRHDLKQWYKMLVDQAKSYLCDVLIVGHSHIEHYETIDGIQVINPGSLEIPRNPRKLPTYCNLNLSQGRISDLTFHFPRD, from the coding sequence ATGACTAAAGTATTAGTGTTATCAGACACCCATGGCTATAACGATAGGTGACTAGCCGTTATGAAGTTGCACAACCCTGATGTAGTAATTCATGCTGGTGATCATTTAACTACTAAAAAGTTTATGGATCAAAATGCCACTTTTTGGGTTGCTGGTAATCATGATGTTGTTGGCGAAGAGATTCAAATGTTTGAGTTAGAGGGAATCCAGTTTGTTTTAATGCACGGCCATCAAGCGCCCCGTCATGATCTCAAGCAGTGGTATAAAATGCTGGTTGATCAAGCTAAAAGCTATCTTTGTGATGTTTTAATTGTGGGTCACAGTCACATAGAGCACTATGAAACTATTGATGGGATCCAGGTTATTAACCCCGGTTCTCTAGAAATTCCCCGTAATCCGAGAAAGCTACCTACCTACTGTAATTTAAACTTAAGTCAGGGCAGGATAAGTGATTTAACGTTCCATTTTCCTCGGGATTAA
- a CDS encoding nucleotide exchange factor GrpE — MSENSLTITEILSSIRTLLVKHNKAKVTQIEKELLQAVAELEKKFKQQVQNFNELQQKIPNLQKVNEEFRLKVEKIQEEAQKKIQEKVAELTIKSKEELENAKKYVIEKSIDQPLIIIDQFEIALSYAQKDPQVKNYTTGFNMVLDAFSRWLEGFGVTKIAIEPGAQFDEKVMAALEAVPSDQPANTVVKVSKSGYKLHDKVIRFASVVVSQGNKTE; from the coding sequence ATGAGCGAAAACTCACTCACAATTACCGAAATTCTCAGTTCCATCCGTACGCTTTTAGTCAAACACAATAAGGCTAAAGTAACCCAAATTGAAAAGGAACTTTTACAAGCAGTTGCTGAACTGGAAAAGAAGTTTAAGCAACAAGTACAAAACTTCAACGAGTTGCAACAAAAGATTCCTAACTTACAAAAAGTCAACGAGGAATTTCGCTTAAAAGTGGAAAAAATCCAGGAAGAAGCGCAGAAGAAAATTCAGGAAAAAGTGGCAGAACTGACCATTAAAAGTAAGGAAGAGTTGGAAAATGCAAAGAAGTATGTGATCGAAAAGTCGATTGATCAACCCTTAATTATTATTGACCAGTTCGAAATTGCACTTTCCTATGCTCAAAAGGATCCCCAAGTAAAAAACTATACCACTGGGTTTAACATGGTGTTGGATGCCTTTTCGCGCTGATTAGAAGGTTTTGGTGTTACTAAGATTGCCATTGAACCAGGGGCACAATTTGACGAAAAGGTGATGGCAGCACTGGAAGCTGTGCCTTCTGATCAACCGGCTAATACGGTGGTGAAGGTATCGAAATCGGGTTACAAACTCCACGACAAGGTCATTCGCTTTGCTTCCGTAGTGGTAAGCCAAGGTAATAAAACAGAATAA